One window of Desulfobacca acetoxidans DSM 11109 genomic DNA carries:
- the crcB gene encoding fluoride efflux transporter CrcB has translation MMKILLVMAGGSLGALSRYGVSLFAVKLFGAKFPYGTLIVNLLGCFLIGLAFALADRGLGIMNPSMRLFFMTGYLGALTTFSTFGLETVNAFREGRYIVSTANILTNNVIGSALVFLGLVVGRLR, from the coding sequence ATGATGAAAATACTCTTGGTGATGGCTGGCGGCAGCCTGGGAGCTCTTTCGCGCTATGGGGTTTCTTTGTTCGCCGTAAAACTATTTGGTGCCAAATTCCCTTATGGAACGCTCATCGTTAACCTTTTAGGGTGCTTCCTCATCGGTCTGGCTTTCGCTCTCGCAGACCGCGGTTTGGGCATCATGAATCCCTCTATGCGTCTTTTTTTTATGACCGGGTATCTCGGGGCGTTGACAACGTTTTCCACGTTTGGCCTGGAGACGGTAAATGCTTTCCGAGAAGGAAGATATATCGTCTCGACGGCCAACATTCTAACCAACAATGTCATCGGTTCGGCCCTGGTTTTCTTGGGCCTTGTGGTGGGTCGGCTGCGGTAA
- a CDS encoding dynamin family protein, protein MSIYKQFQQSLEQQLKNLARFPEISRTNISFILDKLRQNRFNLVMLGAFKRGKSTLINALLGESLLPTAVIPLTSVVTIIGYGEKLRIDVLFHNGQRRQIAGSELAAYITERGNPHNKKGVLEVDIAYPSAYLKDGVRIIDTPGVGSVYSHNTEVAYNYLPQVDAAIFVVTVDPPLSASEEEFLKDIREYVHKLFFVLNKIDYVAEAERQEALDFTRQVLTTSLGTDNLQIFPLTAKLALEGKQAGQPKLLEESLLPQFEDHLRTFLYQEKGRVLLISCVTGALKSITDSTLALKVERHASSMPLKELEEKIGRFNLELQGLEKEREMSLLLLDGRMKGVIEEVNTDLETFKNETMTRLRREVQEAFQQKLQASGDLRQEMEKFLFGTLRNLFTLWRSSEIEKITQNLAGVHQEFADRINSILERLTELTARIFDFSLRGFSAETALTEKSHFWFKFKEDPVGLEIIQITITSLLPRALTKGMLLKKLLENVDELVDKHCGRLRYDFQNRLNDMAREFRQTWLAKIDYTTDSIRQALERALAQKKDNSQTVATRLGELDRRLEAILQAEAALLTLKEQISATLH, encoded by the coding sequence ATGAGTATTTATAAGCAGTTTCAGCAATCTCTGGAACAACAACTGAAAAATCTAGCACGCTTCCCAGAAATCAGCCGAACCAATATTTCTTTTATTTTGGATAAACTGCGCCAGAATCGCTTTAATCTGGTTATGTTGGGTGCATTTAAGAGGGGCAAAAGCACCCTGATCAACGCCCTCCTGGGTGAATCCTTACTGCCCACTGCGGTTATTCCCCTAACTTCGGTGGTTACGATCATCGGCTATGGCGAAAAACTACGAATTGATGTCCTCTTTCATAATGGTCAGCGGCGGCAGATAGCCGGTAGCGAATTAGCAGCCTATATAACGGAAAGGGGCAATCCTCATAATAAGAAAGGTGTGCTGGAAGTCGATATCGCCTACCCGTCGGCATATCTTAAAGACGGCGTCCGGATCATCGATACTCCCGGAGTCGGTTCAGTTTACAGCCACAATACCGAGGTCGCCTATAACTACCTGCCGCAGGTGGATGCCGCCATTTTTGTGGTCACGGTGGACCCGCCACTATCAGCCTCTGAGGAAGAGTTTTTAAAGGATATTCGGGAATATGTCCATAAGCTCTTTTTTGTGCTGAATAAAATCGATTATGTAGCCGAAGCGGAACGGCAGGAGGCCCTGGACTTTACCCGGCAGGTATTAACAACTAGTTTAGGGACGGACAATCTCCAGATCTTTCCCCTAACCGCCAAGCTTGCCCTTGAAGGCAAACAGGCCGGGCAACCCAAGCTGCTGGAAGAAAGCCTGCTGCCCCAATTTGAAGATCATTTGCGGACCTTCCTCTATCAAGAAAAGGGTCGGGTTCTGTTGATTTCGTGCGTCACCGGGGCCCTGAAGTCCATCACCGACTCAACCCTGGCTCTGAAGGTGGAACGGCATGCCAGCTCCATGCCTCTCAAGGAGTTGGAAGAAAAGATCGGACGGTTCAATCTTGAGTTGCAGGGCCTGGAAAAAGAGCGTGAAATGTCCCTGCTCCTGTTGGACGGACGCATGAAGGGGGTAATTGAGGAAGTCAACACCGATCTGGAAACCTTTAAAAATGAAACCATGACCCGACTGCGTCGAGAAGTGCAGGAGGCCTTCCAACAGAAACTTCAAGCCTCGGGAGATCTGCGCCAGGAGATGGAGAAGTTTCTCTTTGGCACCCTCCGCAACCTTTTCACCTTATGGCGCAGCAGTGAAATCGAAAAAATTACTCAGAATCTGGCGGGCGTCCATCAGGAATTCGCCGACCGCATAAATTCTATCCTGGAGCGGTTGACCGAACTTACGGCCCGGATTTTTGACTTTTCTCTTCGGGGATTTAGCGCCGAAACCGCCCTGACCGAAAAAAGTCATTTTTGGTTTAAGTTTAAAGAAGACCCGGTTGGCCTGGAAATCATTCAAATAACAATAACCTCTCTACTTCCGCGGGCCTTGACCAAAGGGATGCTCCTCAAAAAACTTTTGGAAAACGTCGACGAACTGGTGGACAAACATTGTGGCCGCTTGCGCTATGATTTTCAAAACAGGCTCAACGACATGGCCCGTGAATTTCGGCAAACTTGGCTGGCCAAAATCGATTACA